Within the Ignavibacteria bacterium genome, the region CATCCGTAAGTCTGCAGGCGCAGGTTTCAACTGCGCAGGTAACCGGGCACGTATATGATGAGAATAAGGCACCTTTGCCTGGAGTAACAATTGTCCTGTTTAACCCGGCAACAAACCGTACAACAGGAACAATGACCAACGAAAGAGGGCTTTATAACTTAGTTGGAATTCAGCCGGGAAGATATCAGTTATCAGCTACATTTATAGGATATCACAAAACAACCTCAAACATTCAGCTGACTGTGGGGCAAAATGCAGTAGTTGACTTCAATATGGTCCCCTCCTCAGTTCAGTTAGCTCAGGTGGATGTTGTTTCGAACGCTCCAAAGTTTGAGCTGTCAAAGTCCGACATTTCAACTACCGTAAGAGCAGAACAGATAATGCAGCTGCCTGCCGAGTCGCGTAACGTGCTTAACCTTGCGGGCTTGTCGCCGGGAGTAAAATCATACTCGCCTGTCGGAGGGCAGACACTTCCTTCGGCCGGAGCAGTATCTTCATAAAATTTCTTAAATCTTTATGTTAACGGAGTTGAATGGAAAAGCCTTTACAACGGAAATATCGTAGGCCTGGGTCAGACCGGTTCCCCGCTGGCGCAGGACGCTATACAGGAGTTCAAGGTGGTTCTTAACGCTTATGACGCCGAATATACCAGAGGCGGCTCATTTATTATTTCGGCAATTACCAAAAGGGGCTCAAACGACCTTAGGCTGACAACTTTCGGAACATTCCAGAATAATTCTTTCCTTGCACGCGGACCTTTCCAGCAAACAGTGCCTGACTATAACCGCCAGCAGGCAGGAATTTCAATCTCAGGCCCCATCGTCAGGGATCAGACATTCTATGCCGTAACTTACGAATTGCAGAACATTAACAACTTCCTTGACGTCATTCCGGGCCAGCCTAAATTTAATCCTGGGCTCTGGTCGGGCTATGCCGGATCCTTTAAGTCGCCCAGAGTAAACCATATAGGTTCAGTTGCTTTAACACACTATCTCGATCAGGATAACGTGCTCGACCTGAACTGGAACACGAGATACACAGACGCCAAGTTCTACTTCGGCGGCAACGTGGCCTATCAGGCAGGACTGCATGGTACGTACAAGGTAAATGACATTTCCTTAAGACATACACACATGTTCACCCCAAAGGTGATGAATGAACTTACTCTGCAGTACCTGGCATGGAGGCATGATGAACCAACCATGTCATCGGGACCGGCCTATATTTATCCAAGCATCCAGCTTGGACGAGGCGATTTCCCGATCCAGCTGAAGGAAGACCACTACGGCCTTATTGACAGGTTTACCTATATGACAGGCGATCATGTTTTTAAGGCTGGTATTGAAGCTAAAAATATACATGCGGCACCCTGGTTCCCGTACTACGCCCAGGGACAGTTTAACTTCACAACCGACACGAGCAGACTTCCCTATCAGGCTTTAATAGGCATAGGTACTACAAATCCAAATTCAACTGATGATGCCAGGGGCAAGACCAGCGGCTGGGCCCTGGGAGCCTTTATTCAGGACAGGTGGGAATTGTCAGGACGCCTGACCATCAACTACGGCGTACGCTGGGATGGTGAGGTGAATATGCTTAACAACGATTACACAGTGCCGTGGGTTAATGACACCGCCATTGTAAACCATGTTCCGTCAAATTATCTCAACCGCGGCAACCGCAAAAACTCGCTGAACAATATAAGTCCCCGCTTCAGCTTTAACTACGATCTGTTTGACAATAACCTGACATTCTTAAGAGGCGGTGCGGGCCTCTTCTACGACAGAACCGTCGGCTACTTGGGATACTTTGAGTGGCTGTACTCCAACTGGAAAATTTATACAATACAGAACCCCACGACAACTGACGTCAATGCACTCAAGCAGCAGATCTTAAGCGGAACAGGCTCGGCAAAGCCTGACCTTTACCTGGTTGACATAAACATGGACGTTCCCAGGATTTTCAACTGGTCTGTCGGCCTCAGCCATCAGCTCAGTGAAAACTTCGCCGTCTCGGCCGACTACGTCTGGAAGCATTACGACCGTATCTATAAGTCGTATAACGCAAACTACTATATACCAAGCCTGAAAACCAGGGCAATCAGCAATAATTTCGGGAATATGGATCTTTATTCAAGCATGGGCAAGGCTGAGTACTACGGCATTCTGTCGACCTTTACCTTCCGCAGAGGCGAAGTATTTGCACAGCTGGCTTATACACTCTCCTGGACGTACTCTCAGAACGATGCCAACAGCTACGTGCTGAAATCCTTATACTACATGCAGAGGAGCAACCTGGATGAACGCCACCGCTTCGTCCTCAATTTCTCGTATGACTTCCCGCTTGGAATTCAGTTCGGCGGCATATTTACTCTCGCCAGCCCGACACCTTTTACAAGGTATATCGGACAGGATATAAATAACGACAACAGCTTTACCGATGACTGGATAAACGGTCAGCGCTGGGATATCAAGGACCCCGCAAAAATCAGGAACTGGTATAAAATGCTGGACGTAAGGCTTTCAAAATACTTTGACTTTACCGAGACCTTCAGACTGGGAATTATGTTCGAAGCTTACAACGTGGGCAACTGGTTTAATTCTTCCGGTTACTTCGGAAGAATAGAGGATGCAAGCGGTAATCCCCTCTTGAACTATGGAACGCCGTCAGGCACATATATGCCCAGATCCATGCAGCTTGGTTTCAGGTTGTATTACTAATATCTGTCATTAAAAAGGCGCCCTGAAGAAGGGCGCCTTTTTTTATAACCTCATATCTCTAAACAGGGAGCATCACTTATGCAGCCGGTCCGATTGCGGAAGTTACTTGCACTCATTATAGTTTTCTGCTGCCTTAAGGCGGAAGTTCCCGCCCAAAGGCCTCTTCCGTTTGAGACGATTGAGTCAATTAAAACCA harbors:
- a CDS encoding carboxypeptidase regulatory-like domain-containing protein — translated: MKRIIFILVIILAASVSLQAQVSTAQVTGHVYDENKAPLPGVTIVLFNPATNRTTGTMTNERGLYNLVGIQPGRYQLSATFIGYHKTTSNIQLTVGQNAVVDFNMVPSSVQLAQVDVVSNAPKFELSKSDISTTVRAEQIMQLPAESRNVLNLAGLSPGVKSYSPVGGQTLPSAGAVSS
- a CDS encoding TonB-dependent receptor, whose amino-acid sequence is MVLNAYDAEYTRGGSFIISAITKRGSNDLRLTTFGTFQNNSFLARGPFQQTVPDYNRQQAGISISGPIVRDQTFYAVTYELQNINNFLDVIPGQPKFNPGLWSGYAGSFKSPRVNHIGSVALTHYLDQDNVLDLNWNTRYTDAKFYFGGNVAYQAGLHGTYKVNDISLRHTHMFTPKVMNELTLQYLAWRHDEPTMSSGPAYIYPSIQLGRGDFPIQLKEDHYGLIDRFTYMTGDHVFKAGIEAKNIHAAPWFPYYAQGQFNFTTDTSRLPYQALIGIGTTNPNSTDDARGKTSGWALGAFIQDRWELSGRLTINYGVRWDGEVNMLNNDYTVPWVNDTAIVNHVPSNYLNRGNRKNSLNNISPRFSFNYDLFDNNLTFLRGGAGLFYDRTVGYLGYFEWLYSNWKIYTIQNPTTTDVNALKQQILSGTGSAKPDLYLVDINMDVPRIFNWSVGLSHQLSENFAVSADYVWKHYDRIYKSYNANYYIPSLKTRAISNNFGNMDLYSSMGKAEYYGILSTFTFRRGEVFAQLAYTLSWTYSQNDANSYVLKSLYYMQRSNLDERHRFVLNFSYDFPLGIQFGGIFTLASPTPFTRYIGQDINNDNSFTDDWINGQRWDIKDPAKIRNWYKMLDVRLSKYFDFTETFRLGIMFEAYNVGNWFNSSGYFGRIEDASGNPLLNYGTPSGTYMPRSMQLGFRLYY